The Epinephelus lanceolatus isolate andai-2023 chromosome 11, ASM4190304v1, whole genome shotgun sequence genome window below encodes:
- the LOC144464709 gene encoding uncharacterized protein LOC144464709: MNKDEVKTVTIKTCTKRQNGKQSWDKKHYCLYCGQPHSKIARHLKSKHMEIEDVAYAFSFPVGSKYRKALLDLLCSKGDFNHTAEVLEQCREQLVMCKQPSHKALVEDYLPCTYCYGMFARKELRKHQFSCGSKKSCMTNGRRKVQSHAARLPPIAASSDKCQKIIDNMRQDDVSFHIRTDSLICRYGEALRANHVRVKSRHQYVAQRMRELGQFMLVAKDMDKTVKGLEDLCAPSRFQFVVSVAKKVAECSPGKNEYGKPPTAVQIRFCLKGAVKVLIRQTLMNDDDLAERKAKQFLELLDKNWKNHVSVSAHQTIQEKRWYKQDDIPLTKNVTTLRDHLRMVEDKAKEELTKELSLTAYKMLNETVLAQVIIFNKLREGESSHLTLDTYETASTNPINKDIYETLSPLEKELSKLLTHLEVQGKRGRKVPVFLTQRMKESIDLLINRRDEAGIPAENPYLFARPGTMTNIRGCDCLQKYAEESKAENPELLRSAKLRKQVATLCQLLDLNEKELEQVARLMGHDIRVHRDFYLQTDKAFQIAKISKLLFAMEQGTESLNGKNLNTTNPSVNVENPMSPSETVPQEGKKRAREVDDDGCLDLFSPRKKLDPCNEDDQSPGISLSQRLPPRMRRRKRKKAEKQIDEGSDLFCPEKTVHQSSEDGSSDRDDQRSGKNLVTQKKNKKKREKQMVKGKEPLQATVRRPWSEAERMAVEKHLGNFLAERRVPWKRDCLRAIQADKALSERSWKSVKNYVCNKIVTLTLKKLKYEGLGMHHFDP, translated from the exons atgAACAAAGATGAAGTGAAAACTGTGACCATAAAAACCTGCACAAAAAGGCAGAATGGCAAACAATCATGGGACAAAAAGCACTACTGTCTTTACTGTGGACAGCCACACTCAAAGATAGCGAGACATTTGAAGAGTAAGCATATGGAGATCGAAGATGTAGCATATGCCTTCAGTTTTCCAGTAGGGTCAAAATACAGGAAAGCACTGCTGGATCTACTGTGCAGTAAAGGGGATTTCAATCACACTGCCGAAGTCCTGGAACAATGCAGGGAACAACTCGTGATGTGTAAGCAGCCCTCTCATAAGGCCTTGGTTGAGGATTATTTGCCTTGCACATATTGTTATGGGATGTTTGCCAGAAAGGAGTTGCGGAAACATCAGTTCTCATGCGGAAGCAAAAAATCTTGTATGACAAATGGAAGGAGAAAAGTACAAAGTCATGCTGCACGCTTGCCTCCAATTGCTGCTTCCTCCGATAAATGTCAGAAGATTATTGATAATATGCGACAAGATGATGTATCCTTTCACATCAGGACAGACTCTTTGATTTGCAGGTACGGTGAAGCACTGCGTGCAAACCATGTGCGTGTGAAGTCAAGACACCAGTACGTTGCACAGAGAATGAGGGAGCTTGGCCAATTTATGTTGGTTGCTAAAGACATGGATAAGACTGTAAAGGGTCTGGAAGACTTGTGTGCACCATCAAGGTTTCAGTTTGTTGTCAGTGTGGCAAAGAAGGTTGCAGAGTGTAGTCCAGGCAAAAATGAGTATGGAAAACCTCCCACTGCTGTCCAAATTAGATTCTGTCTCAAAGGAGCGGTGAAGGTCCTGATTAGACAAACACTCATGAATGATGATGACCTGGCAGAGAGGAAGGCCAAACAATTTCTGGAACTTTTGGACAAAAACTGGAAGAACCATGTTTCTGTCAGTGCTCATCAAACAATACAAGAAAAGAGATGGTACAAGCAAGATGACATCCCCCTGACAAAAAATGTGACGACTCTGAGGGATCATCTGAGGATGGTGGAAGATAAAGCAAAGGAGGAACTGACAAAGGAGCTCAGTTTAACCGCCTACAAGATGTTGAATGAGACGGTTCTGGCACAGGTCATTATCTTCAACAAGCTGCGTGAAGGGGAATCATCACACTTGACTCTTGACACCTACGAAACAGCAAGCACAAATCCCATAAACAAGGACATATATGAAACCTTGTCTCCTCTAGAGAAAGAGCTCAGCAAGCTTCTAACTCACTTAGAAGTCCAAGGAAAAAGAGGCAGGAAGGTACCTGTTTTCTTGACACAGAGAATGAAGGAGTCAATTGACTTGTTGATTAACAGAAGAGATGAAGCTGGCATACCTGCTGAAAACCCTTATCTCTTTGCAAGACCTGGTACAATGACAAACATACGTGGCTGTGACTGTCTGCAAAAATATGCAGAGGAAAGCAAAGCAGAAAACCCTGAGCTCCTGAGATCAGCTAAATTAAGAAAACAGGTGGCCACCCTATGCCAACTCCTGGATCTGAATGAAAAGGAGCTGGAACAAGTTGCAAGGCTTATGGGGCATGACATCAGAGTTCATCGCGACTTTTACCTACAGACGGACAAAGCATTTCAAATTGCTAAAATAAGCAAACTTCTGTTTGCAATGGAGCAAGGCACTGAGAGCTTAAACGGGAAGAACCTCAACACCACCAACCCTTCTGTTAATG TTGAAAATCCCATGTCACCTTCTGAGACTGTCccacaagaaggaaaaaaaagagccagAGAGGTGGATGATg ATGGATGTCTTGACCTGTTCTCCCCCAGAAAGAAATTAGACCCCTGCAATGAGGATG ATCAGAGCCCAGGAATAAGCCTTAGTCAGAGGCTTCCACCGAGGATGAGAAGAAGAAAACGgaaaaaggcagaaaaacaaATAG ATGAAGGTTCTGACCTCTTCTGCCCTGAAAAGACAGTTCACCAGAGTAGTGAAGATGGGAGTTCAGATAGAGATG ATCAGAGGTCAGGAAAAAACCTGGTTacacagaagaaaaataaaaagaaaagagaaaaacagatgGTGAAAGGAAAAG AGCCACTCCAAGCTACAGTGAGGAGACCATGGAGTGAAGCAGAAAGGATGGCAGTGGAAAAGCACCTGGGAAACTTTTTGGCAGAGCGAAGAGTTCCTTGGAAGAGGGACTGTCTGCGGGCTATACAAGCTGACAAGGCCCTGAGTGAAAGGTCATggaaaagtgtcaaaaactaTGTGTGCAACAAAATTGTAACTTTAACTCTGAAAAAGCTGAAGTATGAAGGACTGGGGATGCACCATTTCGATCCATAG